A genome region from Eurosta solidaginis isolate ZX-2024a chromosome 2, ASM4086904v1, whole genome shotgun sequence includes the following:
- the LOC137240198 gene encoding uncharacterized protein, translating into MGSVILWENSRPSSTRFCRPIKLIYEKETSNLARTEVERVKQQISEIIPTQFDSFKIHPKFYPAMIDGKVFSVIAESSSQTCGICGATPKVMNDLNSIKALPLNTKMYEYGLSTLHAWIRCFECILHIAYRLPIQKWHVRGTDKSVVQQTKLDIQEKLRNEMCLLVDIPKPSSGNTNSGNTARRFFQEPKLAALLTGISEELIRRFSVILRTMACGYKVNTHAFKIYSFDTAEIFFKTYPWFYMPSSVPKILIRGADIINYVSLSIGMMSEEAQEARNKDLRNFREHHTRKNSRKNTMEALTYSLLASSDPLISSLSKQPSSYSRNNIEIGSDVLTHFIAENNNLDLLIYIYDFSAARSVISTSGHRLPVNAANKSCAHEGNVWRTMTAPYHTCRPYHTVGVSPFLVVASPQCFDQSQIVIKLF; encoded by the coding sequence ATGGGTAGCGTTATTCTGTGGGAAAATTCTCGGCCTTCTTCTACTCGCTTTTGTAGACCAATTAAATTGATTTATGAAAAAGAAACTTCTAACTTAGCGAGAACTGAAGTTGAAAGAGTAAAACAGCAAATATCTGAAATTATTCCAACACAGTTTGATTCGTTTAAAATTCATCCCAAATTTTATCCTGCAATGATCGATGGTAAAGTTTTTAGTGTGATTGCAGAATCCTCGTCACAAACATGTGGCATATGTGGAGCCACACCAAAAGTTATGAATGACTTAAATTCGATTAAAGCTCTACCACTTAATACTAAGATGTATGAGTATGGCCTGTCAACATTACACGCATGGATAAGATGCTTTGAGTGCATTTTACATATTGCATATAGATTGCCAATTCAAAAGTGGCATGTTCGCGGCACTGATAAATCTGTTGTACAACAAACTAAGCTGGATATACAAGAAAAGTTGAGAAATGAGATGTGCTTATTAGTTGATATTCCTAAGCCTAGTTCGGGAAATACCAATAGCGGAAATACTGCTAGACGCTTTTTCCAAGAACCAAAATTGGCTGCACTTTTAACTGGAATCAGCGAGGAACTAATCAGAAGATTCAGTGTTATTTTACGAACTATGGCTTGTGGGTATAAAGTTAATACACATGCTTTCAAAATATATTCTTTTGATACAGCGGAAATCTTTTTTAAAACATATCCATGGTTCTATATGCCATCTTCCGTGCCTAAAATATTAATTCGCGGTGCTGACATCATAAATTATGTCTCGCTCTCAATTGGCATGATGTCAGAAGAAGCACAGGAAGCTCGAAATAAGGATTTAAGGAATTTCAGAGAGCACCATACACgcaaaaattcaagaaaaaacaCAATGGAGGCTTTAACATACTCACTTCTTGCCTCTTCCGATCCTCTCATCTCTTCGCTGTCCAAGCAACCATCTAGCTACTCCAGGAACAATATAGAAATTGGTAGTGATGTTCTTACTCATTTTATAGCCGAAAATAACAATTTAGATTTGTTAATTTACATTTACGACTTTAGCGCCGCTAGATCAGTGATTTCGACCAGTGGGcatcggctgccagttaacgCAGCTAacaagtcctgcgctcacgaaGGAAATGTCTGGCGAACTATGACGGCTCCGTACCATACGTGTAGGCCGTACCACACTGTAGGGGTATCCCCGTTCCTTGTTGTTGCTTCGCCCCAATGCTTCgatcaatcacaaattgtcatcaaactcttctaa